The DNA segment gagcacagagtgacTCACTCTCCACACTGAATTCCCTTCAGGgaatgttgaaggtcagcagctgcagtagcACAGGCAGATGGAAATGTCCttattcttgttcagtcactggaaaatgctcttggcaagtgcctGTTAGTAATTGAcaggcaagtgccaatttgtagttgatgtGACTTTATTGCTTTGCTAGGCGAGTGGGGCCACAGCGGGGTGATACTCTCAAAACTGTCCCAATCCATGGGGTTTGTGAGGAGTCTTAGAAtcaaggagtgggattgctgataaAGGTCAGGGTGCATGCAGAGACTGCATCCCTTCAATTCATAAATCATTTGGCATCAGGTGGTTTCGTGATGGGCTTCTgtggttttcaaggtttttgaacTGTGTGACCGTCTCTCTAGAACAAAGAATGCTTCATCAAATAGTTATTATGTTCCATTTGGTGGGGGgttcagtatctgcaaagcagCTAAAAATATTGTTATGTGTCTTTAACAATATTTTGTTAAAGCCAGGGGAGCCAGGATCCTGCCCCAAGCTGTACCACTGTTTCCTGACTGCTCCTCTCTTCCCTCCACATTCCCTTCCTTTCCTGATTAGCAAGTGTttgaacctgccctttggaactcagggaaggtcatggagttTGTATGAAACatattttctacaaacaagaaactgAGGACAAAGAAACACTTCCATACGCAGAGCCCCACAGAGTCCCGCTTGCTTTCATTGCCATTCAGTTACATTCTGACACTACGTACCTGGAGTTGGCACAGATACCACAGGTTTAGGTGCTCAGTCTCACAAGATTGCTTCCACTTCACACTCCAGCTGCAAATGGGGTCACCAGACTACTCACATTTCTGCTGTGGTGACTACAAATTTGGGGTTTCCCATGAGCTCACCTCAGGTACAATAATTGGCTGAAATaacacagaactcaggaaaccaTTATACTTATgatgacagttttattttaaaggataCAACTAAGGAACAGCCAAgtggaagagatgcacagggcagGGGTAATAGGGTGCAGTACTTCCCTGCCCTCTCTAGGTTTGCCACACTCGCAGCATGTCAGGACGGTCACAGTCCGGAGCTCTTTTAGCCTCTTTGTTCTGGTGTTTTTGTCAAAGTTCATTGACTAGGCACAACTGATTATATCAATGGCCTTTGGTGTTTGAACTCTATCTCCTTTCCTAGAGGACCAGGGTTAGaaagttatttctttctttttttaaaaaaatttaaatttatttattttaattggaggctaattactttacaatattgtattggttttgccatacatcaacatgaatccgccacaggtgtacttTCTAATCATGTGATTGGTTCCTCTGTCAACAAGTCCCCATGGTGAAGGGCCCACAAAGAGCCACCTCATCGGCATAAATTCAGATCTGATCAAAAAGGCATCATTTTGAATAACAAAAGACACTCTTACCACTCAAGAAATTCCAAAGAGTTTAGGAACCGTAGGCCAAAAACCAAGggcaaagaccaaatatatatttttttactttaccacTGTCATCCTGGTAGGTTTGAagtgatatcttttttttttttttcagtaattcattgtgtatttataaaatgaaaagctctCTATCAAAATACACTTTTcactgggaaaaataaataaaacagacaaatggatctacacaaagtaaaaattaacttTGGTAGACTTCACTGTGGAGGACAGTCCATAACAAGCTTATCTGCCCTTACTCCCCCAGAGCCGATCATCTTCTgagttaagattttaaaaatatgttttaattgaGATCATTATGTTGACATTTGTTTCTCATTCCAGATCATCTTCAGCCAAGCTCTGAGCACTTACAATTCTCTGACTAATTGTTCGGAGCTTAGTCAGAAGCATCTGGAATGCTGGTGGTGGAAGAGTTTGTTGCAACACTTGCAGTAACTGCTGTGGCTGTCCACACACAGCAATCACATTTGTCAGATGGTCTACACCCTTCTCATATTCACCTTGAGCTAGTAATTCTTCACTGAGCTGAATTTCTTCTAGAAGGAATTTCTGAACGGCTTCAGCATCTTTAAGGTCAGGTAACTTGGAAAGCCCAGCTCTCTCCTTGGCaaacttttgtttctttcttcgtTTTCGCAGCCTGTTCTTGAAATTGGGGTCACTCTGTCTCTTGCGGTCGAAGTAAATGCAGTAACCGATGAAAAGGGCCCTGCACACTCTGGGGGCGATGGTGCTCTTCTGGCCCATCATCTTCTCTCCGCTGCAGAGCCGGGTTGACTGCGGCGCGGTCCGCAAAGAAGCCGGTGACCACAAAGCCTCGGATCCGAGTGCGAGGCTCAGTCCTGACGCCCGCAGCAAGGGACTCGGAAAGCTGAAGTGATATCtttattgtgcttttgatttgcatttccctaattgactgtgtggatcacaataaactgtggaaaattctgaaagagatgggaataccagaccacctgacctgcctcttgagaaatctgtatgcaggtcgggaagcaacagttaggactggacatggaacaacagactggttccaaataggaaaaggagtacgtcaaggctgtatattgtcactctgcttatttaacttatatgcagagtacatcatgagaaacactgggctggaagaaacacaagctggaatcaagattgccgggagaaatatcaataacctcagatatgcagatgacaccacccttatggcagaaagtgaagaggaattaaaaagcctcttgatgaaagtgaaagtggagagtgaaaaagttggcttaaagctcaacattcaaaaaacgaagatcatggcatctggtcccatcacttcatgggaaatagatggggaaacagtgtcagactttatttttttgggctccaaaatcactgcagatggtgattgcagccatgaaattagaagacgcttactccttggaaggaaagttatgaccaacctagatagcatattcaaaagcagagacattactttgccaacaaaggtttgtctagtcaaggctatggtttttccagtggtcatgtatggatgtgagagttggactgtgaagaaggctgagtgccgaagaatttaagcttttgaactgtggtgttggagaagactcttgagagtcccttggactgcaaggagatccaaccagtccattctgaaggagatcagccctgggatttctttggaaggaatgatgctgaggttgaaactccagtactttggccacctcatgcgaagagttgactcattggaaaagactctgatgctggaagggactgggggcaggaggagaaggggacgacagaggaggagatggctggatggcatcactgactcgatggacgtgagtctgagtgaactctgggagttggtgatggacagggaggcctggggtgctgcgattcatggggtcgcagagagttggacacaactgagcgactgaactgaactgaactgaaacaaacaaacaaacaaaaaaaggatcctttgtccattttttattggGTTAGTTATCTTTTTACTGTTGAtggtaagaattctttatatattctagatgcaTGTCCTTTATAGACTTGACAATATTTCTCCCCATTCTATGGATTGTCTGTTCATTTTCTTGATGTTATCCTTTTTATAGTAGAGTCTTTAATTTTTACAAAGCCCAAttcatcaaattttttttttttctattgcgtCCTTgttttgcttgtgcttttggtgtcttaTCTAAGAAACGATTGCTTAACTATATTTTCATCTAagaatttaatgatttttatctcttcatttaattttatgattcattttgagttagtttATATGAATTGTGTGTGAAAGAGGTACAACTTCATTCTTTAGCATCTTTTGATATACAACTGTCCCtgtactatttgttgaaaagtttattctttttccattgaGTGATCTTGGAACCCTTGTCAAAATCAATTGACTATAAACATAAAGATTTATTTCTagactctcaattctattccacaGAGGTGTATGTCTATCGTTATGTCAGTATCACAGTCTTggttattgtagctttgtagtaaaatTTGAATTCAGACAGTGTAAGCCTTCCTAATTTGTTCTTTTGCACTATTGCTTTTGGCCATTCTGAATCCCTTTGCATTGCCATACagattttagaatcaacttgtgaattttgacaaaaattatcaattgggattttgataggaattacgTTGAatctgaggcaggagatagatagGCTCCAGGTTAGACATTTACAACTGGCCTCCAGTTTGCATTTCATGGGACAGGAAGAAGTAGGCTTCAGGCTAGATACCTACAAGTagcctcctgtttgcatttcctgAAACAAGAGATGAGTTGAAATCCAGTTATGGCATTTATAGTCAGACTCCTGTTTGCCCCCTGAAGaggaagtaacaacagaaacagagTAAATAGCCAGTCTTTGCCTCTTGTAAACTCCTTAAGGTAATAgtcatggcaaggacaaagaAGGGCAAAACCTTGTTCAAGTAAAGGATTAAGGGATCTCCATTTTCCCCCTTTTGGGACAAGGAAGACTACACATGCACAGAATGTCTCCTTGTGGTTAAAATTTTGGGGATAATGCCAAGCCATAATAAGTcttctcccagaagccttcactttgGGATCCATCTTGGTTGAGGGGTACATATGCACCCAAGGAGAAAGTCATAGGGTAAGTCAGATGTGggaaaagaaaccagataattagctgctgctgctgctgctatgtcgcttcagtcgtggccgactctgtgcgaccccatagacggcagcccatcaggctcccccgtccctgggattctccaggcaagaacactggagtgggttgccatttccttctccaatgcatgaaagtgaaaagtgaaagtgaagtcactcagtacgtgtccgactctttgcgaccccatggactgcagcctaccaggctcctccatccatgggactttccaggcaagagtactggagtgggctgccatcgccttctccgagataaTTAGCTAAAGATAAACAAAGACCAGTTAAGTCATTTATGTACGTCCATTCTTCACTAGAAGAGAACTGTGACCTGTTTAAAACAGGTGTTAGTCATAGATTTACAGGTGAGGGAACTCAGGCTTTGAGTGGTAGCTAACTTGCTCAAGACCCCACCATTAATAAATGGAAGAGACTTGAATGATTTTCAGGACAGAGTCTGAAAACAGAGCAGGCTAGCCACAGAGTCAATTTTCTCACCATCCAAAAACTCTAAAGGAAAACGTTTAACCTACAAGAAAAAGAGGTTGGGAAAATAGGAAATAGTTGATAAGtttcaacacattttttttcaggATGGAAAACAGAGCTATTACTGACTTAGTGGCTTAGAAGAAGTCTTAGCTTGAGTGTTGAAGGCAGAGCAGTAATTTGCAGAAGTCCTGAATAAGCCTCAGGACTTGGAAAGTGCAAAGTCCCACAGAAAACAGGGGTGAAACATGGAGTAGGGGTTCAAGGAGATGTGCACACAGCATGTTAAATCCCATACCtcctctcctgtctccctccACCTAGGAGATATGAGGAGTTTAGATCTAGAAAAGCTTATCAGAGATCCCAGAGAGAGAGGGGGGTGACAAAGTGTTGGGTATGAGGGAAGCAGATTAAATAGTGGAGTCTCACTCAGCTTCTTGTCAAAGGCTGGAAGTCATACCTGCACTCCTGCTGTCTCTGGAtagcagaaaagaggaaaagcccTCTCTCCAGACAGATGGTGGCTGACACTTGGGATTCCCCCATTGGAAAATGTGGATTGTTGTGAGTCGCCCTTGCGGATAGACCTACACCCACTGCCCCTACACACATCTTACTGTCAGCTTTTTGATGTCTGAATTTTTAATATGAACCAATATTCAATAGTCatcaatataaaaaagaacaaaatagaaagataaatagaaaaaaggaaTCCAGAGAAAACACTGATAATATAGGagacagaaaactaaacaaacaaacaaacaaacaaaaaaaccacccaaacttcttaatatcttcaaggACTATGAGAGGCCTCTTGGAAATTAAAACTAGGATTTGaaaaatagtatataaatatagaaaCTTCATGAATAGGATTGGAAGATAAACTTCAGGAACTATTTCAAAGAATTGAAATTGGACAACAGAAACAAACCCATGGCAAGTGGGAAAAGAGAACTTAGATACAGTCAGGGAGATTCTATATCTGATAAAGAGAAACAGTAGAATGAGCACACAGATACTGGCAGAGAGGAAATTATCAAAGCCTTGATTAAAAACCTTCCAGAATGGAGGGGCCAAAGACTTAACACTGAAAGGGAACACAGAGTGCCCACAATAATGAATTTCTGGAAAAGTATCATATCATCATGTAGGATTAcccagaataaagagaaaaattctaGAAGTTCCaggtgtggttgtgtgtgtgtgtgtgtgtgtgtgtgtatgagtgtatgtGTGATGGACAAAAGATTTGAAACCAGAATAGCATGGAACTTCGTAATAGCAAAACTGAAAGATAGAAGATAATGACACATGCCTTCAATATTCTTAGGGAAAATGACTTTCAGCCACAATTCTATCCTCAGGCAAACTATTAATCAAATAAACTGTAAGagaaagacattttcagaaaacCAAAGACTTAAATATTTTACCTTCTATATACTTTCCTTCAGAAGATGTGCTTCAGCAGAAGAAGGAAATTAATCAGGAAAGAGAAAGATGGCACATCACCTACATAACAGACGATTCTACACAAGAATGGGCAGCAGCCTCCAGACTGGTTCAGGGATCAGAGCTTTATTAGAGGAATTTGCCAGAAGAAGTGAAGAATAGAACCTCTGGGcacacgtgtgtgctaagtcgctttagtcgtgtccgattttgtgtgaccctatggactgtagcctgccatctcctctgtccgtgggattctccaggcaagaataatggagtggattgccatgccttcctccaggaaaccgtttggacccagggatcaaatctgtgtctcttacatctcctgcattggtaggcgggttctttaccactagcaccacctgggaagcccagaacctCTGTACTTGAGTAGATATAAATACTGTTACTGATTTTTgattatttggggggggggggaagaaacCATTGGAACATAGAAAATTtgacaaatgaaaaaacagagtCGTGATTAACtttgggaggaaagaaagaatcgGAGGAGGAAGGAAACATGATCATAATGAACATTTTGGCTGAAGagagtgtcaactacaaattggcacttaccaagagcattgccaactactgaacaacaaaggtgtttaccatctgcctctacagagactgaaccccatgctgctatagctgtGGACCTTCAACACACCCTGAGGGAGTTCCGGGTGGAGTGAGgtgctctgtgctccagggaatcggGTGGGATGGATCCTTAGAtcgttggatgtttttaggaacagattttatgatctcaatccttgcatctcctcatatctagagaagcactaaatcacttcatggtgacatcagatcctcatgccCAACAAAAACCTTTTGttaaatgagtgcttcatggtattgaactctcccttcaccaaaaccttatacaTTGACTTTCCTCCACTGCCGCTTTGGAGCAGTctttcagagctatctgagacgTTGCCTCTCCGGCCGCAGTCCTCATTTtgacccaaataaaacttaactcacaactctcaagttgcgCATCTTTTTTAGTCGACAGTTATGGCGACCACAAAGGGATCCAGAGAGGACTTCCTTTCTTCGACTGGACTCCATGAGGAACCAGAGCTTTGGTACCAGCAGCAGCCCCTTGCGCCCATCCACCTCCTTGGGGAGTGCAGACAAATTTGGGTAAGTCTCTCCTGGTTTTTGAATCTCCCATACTGGTTGAgattctgagttttatttggtGGTGGAACAGGTTACCTGCCCCCTCCTAGTAAGAAAGATACTGGGTGGGCCCAGGTGAAACATCTGGGGTATACCCACGCATGGTCTAGACACTGAATGGGGCTCAGTTGAGAGATACTGAGGAATTCCCACCCAGTTAAAAGATactggatgggggaggggtgtgcTGGTCAAAAGATGCCAGGAGAATTGCCAACCTAGTGGAAAGGTACTGGGTAAGGGGGctcaattggaaaaaaaaaatcaaggactaCCTGGGGCTCAGCTGAAAGATGCTGAGGTCGCTCCGTTGTAGGGGACTGAAAGGTCTTGGCTGAGTGGTTAAGTAAGAGGCTGATCTGACACTAAATTTGACTGCCATTTGTCAGGATAAAAGTGAGGAAAATACATGACAGCTTTGCTCTGAAAAAAAGGGACAAGACTCCTCCTGGCCAGTTTCGGTTTTCTCAGGTGACTGAGAAGTTTACAGGAGTGGTGGAGGCCTAGTCCTCATACCATGCAGTGGTCCCATAGGGAAACCCACTCATTAATTAACACACTTGCTCATCCGGGGGTCGCACATAAGGACTGGCCATTTAGTGACCTGAGCAGCCACGATGGTCTTAGATTGCTGGAGGCAGAATCCAAGACATGTAAGATGAGCTGAAACGACTCTGGGGTGACTCCTGGAAGAGTTGAGCTCACAAGCAGCACATGGGCCCACTACACAAGTTCACTAGTGATTTTTATCCCTGACAAATTCAGCTTAAAATGGGAAACAGAATctctcaaaaacagaaacaaaggggTGTCAGAAAGCCAGCCTCTGACTAAAGTGTTACTCTAGCCAGATTCATGTACAATACATAGGGAGCTCATACTTGCAAGTACCTAGTTAATTGGAGAAATTATACTAAAAGAGATCTCAACTTAAAATGGCCAAACTGGTGTTCTTttgatattctaaaattgatatttttgcgTGCACAATTAGAAAAGACTGGCCGTGCTTTGATTGGTATCTAGAAGCTTCTAAGACAGGAAATCATAGAgtaacttctttggagaaaatcaACAAGAAATTGCTTGAAACTATCAGAACTAAAAAAGCTGCTGGCACTGACTTTGCCAGGTCGCAGGTCTAGTGGAACTGGGAAGTCACATTTGGCATTTATGCCATTTGGCTTTTGATTTTGGGGCATCACTTTACCATCTTTTGGGGGCACTCTTGTCACTTGGCTTTTGATTTCTGGGcatctctttgctttttgtttcatttggagCGTGACTCCTGGCTGGTGAAGttctggtttggtttggtttgttggTTTGGTTTAAGTGCACAGACATCTGGTACAAACTGTTTGAACTAAGCAATATGTGAATTAATCACTCTAAGTTTCCACAccccacctgggaaccccttgggaaaaatttttaaatgactggtCAATCTATAGCTATGATCCAATGACAAGAAAAGTGCCCTAAAAATATTAGATCTTTATTGACATAGGATAGGAAAATGAACTCAAGTGCCCTTATGTCCAGGACTTCCTGCTGTAATCAACAGCCTGGGGCTGATCAAACTAAGACCCCTACTTCCTCAGATGGGCAATCCCTGCTGGGACCAATCTGCCCTTGTTATCAGGGCCAAGTTGAGTACTAAATTTGGGTCTAATTGGTCTAAATTTTGGCTATAAAACtaaggtcacacacacacaaaaatacaaattttgaCAATGTGGTCacaatattctttagactccCGAGGAAGGAAaaattatctctttaagaattcttgcCCTAAGGAAATAACTCCTCCTATAGCTTTAGACCAGAGTTCTCTGGATCATTTATCTAGACCATATCTAAGTCCTGAAACCAAAAGTAACAAAAAGGGGAACAAAGCCTTTTAAAATCTTGTtccaaccatttttttttttttattcataacTAAGTTTGGAAAA comes from the Bubalus kerabau isolate K-KA32 ecotype Philippines breed swamp buffalo chromosome 1, PCC_UOA_SB_1v2, whole genome shotgun sequence genome and includes:
- the LOC129641798 gene encoding mitochondrial import receptor subunit TOM20 homolog — protein: MMGQKSTIAPRVCRALFIGYCIYFDRKRQSDPNFKNRLRKRRKKQKFAKERAGLSKLPDLKDAEAVQKFLLEEIQLSEELLAQGEYEKGVDHLTNVIAVCGQPQQLLQVLQQTLPPPAFQMLLTKLRTISQRIVSAQSLAEDDLE